Proteins co-encoded in one Planctomycetota bacterium genomic window:
- a CDS encoding SDR family oxidoreductase produces the protein MDGHRAVVTGGGRGIGEAVARRLAREGARVFICSRTPDELERVARETGADYDVCDVTDPDQIARLARKVGPAEILVNNAGIAEAAPLVRTDLDLWRRILDTNVTSAFLFCKAFVPAMIERRYGRIINVASAAGKRGAAYITAYAASKHALIGFNSSLAAELQKYGIMVNAVCPGYVDTRLTRHNVARIAKATGSSRGEILRKLMATAGQTELLRPEHVAEVVAALARPDCLHTGAAIDL, from the coding sequence GTGGACGGACATCGGGCGGTCGTGACCGGGGGCGGCCGCGGCATCGGCGAGGCCGTCGCGCGGCGCCTGGCCCGCGAGGGCGCGCGCGTCTTCATCTGCTCGCGCACCCCGGACGAGCTGGAGCGCGTGGCGCGCGAAACGGGGGCGGACTACGACGTCTGCGACGTCACCGATCCCGACCAGATCGCGCGCCTGGCCCGCAAGGTCGGCCCCGCCGAGATCCTGGTCAACAACGCCGGGATCGCCGAGGCCGCGCCTCTCGTGCGCACCGACCTGGACCTCTGGCGCCGGATCCTGGACACGAACGTGACGAGCGCCTTCCTCTTCTGCAAGGCGTTCGTGCCCGCGATGATCGAGCGGCGCTACGGCCGCATCATCAACGTCGCCTCGGCCGCCGGCAAGCGGGGGGCCGCCTACATCACCGCCTACGCCGCCTCCAAGCACGCCCTGATCGGCTTCAACTCGAGCCTCGCCGCGGAACTCCAGAAGTACGGCATCATGGTAAACGCCGTCTGCCCCGGCTACGTGGACACCCGGCTCACGCGGCACAACGTGGCACGCATCGCCAAGGCCACCGGGAGCTCCCGCGGCGAGATCCTCCGCAAGCTCATGGCCACGGCGGGGCAGACGGAGCTCCTGCGACCCGAGCACGTCGCCGAAGTGGTGGCGGCGCTGGCGCGCCCGGACTGCCTGCACACGGGCGCCGCGATCGATCTATAA
- a CDS encoding FAD-binding oxidoreductase → MEELETRIVEVRPETADAVTLRLDLGGRPFSYRPGQHIRLDPLQFEALRLRLVGRARPAYFSISSDALDGGTLEITVKESRGLEPGVSSYFVREARVGERVRISGPFGRYCLPPEPPPGVQGFLHVCAGSGVAPNRGMIRHALARGWPQRHLLILQNRAEEDVLFRAEWEELRARHADRFRVRHVFSRSAGEYVSEELVRREMRGYLDPDASWAFVCGPNVPRGDRPGFADCWRGSSAPVRAGLLSSLGFRPECILSE, encoded by the coding sequence ATGGAAGAGCTCGAGACCAGGATCGTCGAAGTACGTCCGGAAACGGCGGACGCCGTGACCCTGCGGCTCGACCTGGGCGGCAGGCCGTTTTCCTACCGTCCCGGGCAGCACATCCGCCTCGACCCGCTTCAGTTCGAGGCGCTCCGTCTCCGCCTGGTCGGCCGCGCGCGACCGGCCTATTTCTCGATCTCGTCGGACGCTCTAGACGGCGGGACGCTGGAGATCACCGTCAAGGAATCGCGCGGGCTGGAGCCGGGCGTGTCTTCGTATTTCGTGCGGGAGGCGCGCGTGGGCGAGCGGGTGCGGATCTCGGGCCCGTTCGGGCGGTACTGCCTGCCGCCGGAGCCTCCACCCGGCGTGCAGGGGTTTCTCCACGTCTGCGCCGGAAGCGGCGTGGCGCCGAACCGGGGGATGATCCGGCACGCGCTCGCGCGCGGGTGGCCCCAGCGGCACCTCCTCATCCTGCAGAACCGCGCCGAGGAGGATGTCCTTTTCCGGGCCGAATGGGAGGAGCTCCGCGCGCGGCACGCCGACCGCTTCCGGGTGCGGCACGTGTTCTCGCGATCGGCCGGGGAGTACGTCTCCGAGGAGCTGGTGCGTCGCGAGATGAGAGGCTATCTGGATCCCGACGCCTCGTGGGCGTTCGTCTGCGGCCCGAACGTCCCGAGGGGGGATCGGCCGGGTTTCGCCGACTGCTGGCGGGGATCGTCGGCGCCGGTTCGGGCGGGCCTTCTGAGCTCGCTGGGATTCCGGCCGGAGTGCATCCTGAGCGAGTAG